A segment of the Agarivorans albus genome:
ATCGACCTACCCGTTGAGCGCTTACGCAAGTCAATTCGCGATAAAGCCAGCGGTCAATATAAAGCCGCTAGCTAAACCACTTGATAGCCTTGTTTAGGCATTCTACTGGCAATTAGAGCGAGGCTTAACACCACTACAAACGTGGCTGCGTTAGCGGGCGCTTGCAAGTTAAAATCAACACTTATGTGTATTAGCATGGCGGTAATGGCCATAAAGCAGCCTAAGGCAGTGCCTTTCATTAAGGGGTCGTTACGTTTTCGCAAGGTACGTAAGCAGCGATAGGCTACCCATAAAACCGCTGCTCCTAAAAGCAAAGTAACAGGCAAGCCCGACTCAATTGCGAACTGCAAATAGTCGTTATGAGTATGGTCGAAAAAAGCACTGATAGGCTGAGGTAAATAGGCTTGAAACACCGAATAAAAACTGCCGGCACCACTGCCCCAAATCGGGAAATCTTTGAGCATATTCAGCGCCCAATCAAAGATATAAATACGCCCTTCGTCTACCAATACCGTAGAGCTCAAACGCTCCCTTACTTTACTTAAGCCAAACAGTGAACTCACAATCAACATGTCGATAATAAGAATACTCACCATTAATATGGTAAGGCTTTTGGGTCGCTGCTTATAAAGCAACAACGCCAATATGCCGCCAATAACAGTGGTTGCAAAAAACGCACTATTGCCCATGCGTGAACGCGACATAACCAAGCCAATAACCATAATAATCATGCACATCCGCACCAACATTTTGGGGCTTAGGGCAGCTTCTAGCAAACCAGAGAGACGAGCCTGCCAAGTCTCTGCGCCGGTTAGTTTTAAGTCGGCGACAATCAGTGCTAAGCCCATCATTAAGCTAAGTAACAAGTAATTAGCAAAGTGGTTTTTGTAGATGTAAGAGCCTGTCGCCACCGGGCCAATATCGGTGCCAAACACTGGGCTTTGCTCAACATTAGTCAATAACAACATCGCCCCATAAAAGGCCTGAAAGGTACCACTTACCACAATGGCAATTAACACTGCTCGAATACGTTCTGGGCGGTTCACTAGCAGCAAGGTATTCACTGCCAGCAACAAATAACTCACACCTTTTAATAAACTAATTTTACTTTGCTCTGGATCTAGCGAGAGCGGTGCAAAGCCGTTGACGGCTTCACCAGATAAACTGGCAACGGCGCGCAACTCTGCATTTTGCGGTGCAAGCCAAGCCAGTAAACCGGCAGGTAACGGCACCAATTGCAGCAAAGTAAAAAATTGAAATATTGCCAACGCTGCTAATAACCACCAGCCAGGGCGCAGATACTGCCAAGGGATTTTTGCTCTAAAACAGTACACCAAGCCAATACTTTGTAAGGCAATGATCAATTCCATTATTGACCATGCCCAAGGGCGATTACTGCCTAAAGGGATGGGTAACCAAACTAGTAAAAAGATAAAGCTGGCAAAGATTATCGCTTCTAATCTTCCCGTCGATACTCGCATAGTCGGCGCTTCCTTGTCATCTCTGGGCAAAGCCCGGAAAAATCTAGTGATTAAATTGCTGCTTGTTAGTGTTTGCCTAGCATTTGCGCCGGGTTATCCCATAGCAAACGTTTTGCGTGCTGCTCACTGCTTAGTAGGCTTATCTGTTCAAAGGCTTCACGTAAATCGGGGGGACGCTTTTCCAAGTCATGGGCATCACTAGCCACAATATGAATTGAATCTGCCTTAAGTAAACTCTCTGCTATGTTCTGTGCTTGTTGGCGAAAGTGCCCTAAAAAAGAACCAGCGGTCACTTGAAACAAACACCCTAATTTGAGTAACTGAGAGAGCTGGTAAGGATTCTTCCAAATACCATGGTTACGCTCTGGATGAGCAATCATGACTTGAATATTGTTGCTGTGTAGCCAGCGCACTAAACTGGTTGTTCCCTGAGGGACACTGCCATGTGGTAACTCAAGTAACAACAAAGACTTATGTTTATACTCACCAATAAAAGGCAGCAAACCTTTTTGAGCCCACAGCATCACCTCTGGGCATAAATGCACCTCAGCTGCACTGCGAAGCTCGATGTCTAGTTCGCGCTGAGTGATAGCATGTTTAAGCGTGTTATAAGCAGCTTCAATGGTGGCTGGATTATTGTTGTAAATTCCTGGGTGCATATGTGGCGTAGCCACCATCACTTTGGTTCCGCTGGCTATTGCCATCTCTACCATTGCAATAGCTTGCTTTAGGTTCTGTGCGCCATCATCAATCCCCGGCAATATATGACAATGCAAATCAATGAACATTTTCTTCTCCTGCTACTTGCCATACATGTGGTCGCCGCAAGCGCCAAACTAGAACGCCTGCGCAGATTAACCCTGCATAGTTAAAGCCTAAGTCGCCCCAGGAAAACTGTCGATGGGCAGAAAACAGTTGTAGCCCTTCATCAACCGCAAACACTACGCACAACACTACAAATACCAATGGCAACTTAACTAGCTTTAAGCGGTACAACTTGTCACTCACCGCCATCATTACCAAGGTGCTAACAATAAATGCAGCACTAAAGTGCACCACGCTATCGCCACCCAACAAAATTTCTAACTCAACAAAAAACACACGATTGTTGCCTAGGCTCTTTAAGCTACTCGCCAGCAATAGCAACAGCGCAACGATGCAGCAAGCAATACGCCAATATCGCTGTTTAGGTATTGGCACAAGCGACATAATCTATCCCGGCTAACAAATACAAAGCACAGGCGCGTTGTTTAAACTGCGGTTGCTTCATTGCTTGGCTTAAGCCTTTATGCATAAAGGTGTGCTGTTCAATTTTAAGTAAGGCTTTAGCCACCGTTGTACGCTGCTCAATACTTAGCTCGGGCCACAAGCTTAAACCAATCTCTACATAGGCAAATAAAGTAACGGGGGCGTTCTCGCCCACCTTTGCGGCCAACTCCAAATACGCCATCGCCTCTTGGCTACTGGCTTGGCGATAAAGGGCATTTTTAGCTAAATCAACATAGGTATTTGGCCAAGTTGGCCTAAGTTCAGCAGAGCGTAAATAGAACTGCTGAGCTTTAAGCAAGTTCTGCTTTTTTAACAAGGACTTATTCGCAGTATCGGGGCTAATAACTAAGCTGTAAAAGTTACTCCACTCTACTTGTTTGGCAGCCAATACCTGATAATGAGGGTGATTAGCCTGCCAAGCGAGCATGTCACGAGTGACGTGTTCGGCTACCTCTAAGTTAGTTTGCGTGAGTTGCTGATTAAGATCTTTCTGCCAACGTTGATGCCAAGCGCCAACCGCATAGCTGTTTGCATTGGCTAGACCATATTGCACTGCAACAACAGCCACCCATAGAGCGGTGCCTAATAGCCCAAATAAAAACAACTTATGCTTAACTTGGTTCATCAATGATGCCCTCCCGCACATATATACATAGGCTAATCGGCCGCTGCATATAGATCGGTTAATTGGGTATTTAAACGTTTTGCCTCAAAGCGGCTTACAAATACTTCACGACATTGTTGAGACATCGCGCTAAGCGTTGTTCTATCAAGTTGACCAATGACTTTGGCAAGTGCATTACTGTTACTGTTTTCAAACACGTAACCGGTGCTTCCCTCGGCAACTAGACTTGGCAAAGCCCCTGCATCACTAACAACAACCGGCAAACCTTGGCGGAACGCTTCTATCACCACCAAACCAAAACCTTCCCAGCGCGAAGGCACAACTAGCGCATCAACACTGGCATACAGCTCACGAAGTTGCTCTTGGCTACACCAACCATGTTGAATCACTCGACAATCGGAAACATTAAGCTGTTGTTTCGACACAACACTCGCGCCAGCAATGTGCAGCTCTACTTCGCTATCTACTTGGCGAATGGCTTCTATTAGCAGATCTACGCCTTTTTGTTTGTCTAAACGCCCTACAAACAATAGCTTTAACATGCCTTGGTTTTCGCTTCGCTGTATGTCTTGTTCCAAATCATCTAAAGCGTTCTCAAACACCACCATTTTATGCTCAGGAATCTTTTGCTGGCGGGCACTTTCAAAATCATGATGAGAAATATTAATCACCGAGCTAACTCGGTAGGCCAATACCTTTTCGATTTGTGAGAACACCTTCGCTTTAATGCCGCTGTAACCATCAAAGCACCAGCCATGGGAACAATACACCACCTTCCGCTGACTACGCTTGGTTATTAAACCTGGTATGCGACAAACCACACCCGCAAAAGTACTGTGGATATGAATCACGTCGGGGTCAAAATCGATAACCGCTTGCTTAAACAACTTAGCTAAACTTGCACACGAACCTAGACTGCGGCTTGGCCGATCAAAGCAGCGATAATAGGCCTTTAAGGGCGCGTCTTCCGCTACGTGTTGCTGCGGTGCTAGCACCAAAATATTGTCGGTGCCGTAGCACTCTGCTTGGTAAGGGATAATAGTGTTTAAGTAAGTTTCTACGCCGCCTACCAAGGTTTCGGTTACATGTAATATCTTCATGATAACTGGCTCTCCGCTTGATACTGCTCTAAGCGTTGCAGCATATCTCTAAACTCTACATCCCAAGCATTTACTACCTTGTGACGAGCTTGAACAATTTGTTGCTGCAGCTCGGGCATATCGGCCAATTGAATGGTTTCGCTGTGTTTCTGCATGCCTTCGCGGCTAAAATCAAACAACATTGAAGCAGGTAGCTTGACCGCTTCAACAAAGGCGCTCACTTTGCTGTCCCAGCTCATTACGGTAAACGGTACCGAAAAAGAAAAGGCACTAATTGCCGAGTGAAGCCTAGTAGCAAATACACATTGCGCCTGACTAACTACTTTAACCAAATCATCAACTTGCTCTACGCTTACTACCTTTACATCGGGCAAATTACTGGCAATATCTTGCATATATTGCTGGTCTTCTTGGGCACCATTGGTATAAAGCACCGGTAACAAACCAGCAGCCTTAACCTTAGCCACACACTGGCTGATCCATTGCTGGTAGTCTTGCTCGTTAAAACTCACATCGTTGTCAGAATTAACCATTAATACCACCGGATTCACGATGTTAATGGCGGCGTATGCTTGTTTACTAAGTTCAGAGTGTGGCGCTTCACTGTAACTAAGGTTCAAGTTCACAGCGGGGTCTATGCTCACCACCACCTTGTCG
Coding sequences within it:
- a CDS encoding O-antigen ligase family protein, which encodes MRVSTGRLEAIIFASFIFLLVWLPIPLGSNRPWAWSIMELIIALQSIGLVYCFRAKIPWQYLRPGWWLLAALAIFQFFTLLQLVPLPAGLLAWLAPQNAELRAVASLSGEAVNGFAPLSLDPEQSKISLLKGVSYLLLAVNTLLLVNRPERIRAVLIAIVVSGTFQAFYGAMLLLTNVEQSPVFGTDIGPVATGSYIYKNHFANYLLLSLMMGLALIVADLKLTGAETWQARLSGLLEAALSPKMLVRMCMIIMVIGLVMSRSRMGNSAFFATTVIGGILALLLYKQRPKSLTILMVSILIIDMLIVSSLFGLSKVRERLSSTVLVDEGRIYIFDWALNMLKDFPIWGSGAGSFYSVFQAYLPQPISAFFDHTHNDYLQFAIESGLPVTLLLGAAVLWVAYRCLRTLRKRNDPLMKGTALGCFMAITAMLIHISVDFNLQAPANAATFVVVLSLALIASRMPKQGYQVV
- a CDS encoding tyrosine-protein phosphatase; the encoded protein is MFIDLHCHILPGIDDGAQNLKQAIAMVEMAIASGTKVMVATPHMHPGIYNNNPATIEAAYNTLKHAITQRELDIELRSAAEVHLCPEVMLWAQKGLLPFIGEYKHKSLLLLELPHGSVPQGTTSLVRWLHSNNIQVMIAHPERNHGIWKNPYQLSQLLKLGCLFQVTAGSFLGHFRQQAQNIAESLLKADSIHIVASDAHDLEKRPPDLREAFEQISLLSSEQHAKRLLWDNPAQMLGKH
- a CDS encoding VanZ family protein, yielding MSLVPIPKQRYWRIACCIVALLLLLASSLKSLGNNRVFFVELEILLGGDSVVHFSAAFIVSTLVMMAVSDKLYRLKLVKLPLVFVVLCVVFAVDEGLQLFSAHRQFSWGDLGFNYAGLICAGVLVWRLRRPHVWQVAGEENVH
- a CDS encoding glycosyltransferase family 4 protein encodes the protein MKILHVTETLVGGVETYLNTIIPYQAECYGTDNILVLAPQQHVAEDAPLKAYYRCFDRPSRSLGSCASLAKLFKQAVIDFDPDVIHIHSTFAGVVCRIPGLITKRSQRKVVYCSHGWCFDGYSGIKAKVFSQIEKVLAYRVSSVINISHHDFESARQQKIPEHKMVVFENALDDLEQDIQRSENQGMLKLLFVGRLDKQKGVDLLIEAIRQVDSEVELHIAGASVVSKQQLNVSDCRVIQHGWCSQEQLRELYASVDALVVPSRWEGFGLVVIEAFRQGLPVVVSDAGALPSLVAEGSTGYVFENSNSNALAKVIGQLDRTTLSAMSQQCREVFVSRFEAKRLNTQLTDLYAAAD
- a CDS encoding polysaccharide pyruvyl transferase family protein, producing the protein MTKKDTHYLIAAVPYSDNFGDALIHNSLAWKLENYDISSEALDIAGRHNFERSAQQNAIKDKILKSRFEWVRQLFIPLNSMLVAVKNYRNWMSKVKAADVVLMGGGNLISDVYLNFPLKLYFLSLFCYFANTNYAVVYVGVAKRMSGPGRWLFKRLFAAKQCLYISVRDAASKDNIAYLFGAQIADKVVVSIDPAVNLNLSYSEAPHSELSKQAYAAINIVNPVVLMVNSDNDVSFNEQDYQQWISQCVAKVKAAGLLPVLYTNGAQEDQQYMQDIASNLPDVKVVSVEQVDDLVKVVSQAQCVFATRLHSAISAFSFSVPFTVMSWDSKVSAFVEAVKLPASMLFDFSREGMQKHSETIQLADMPELQQQIVQARHKVVNAWDVEFRDMLQRLEQYQAESQLS